GATCAAGGTCGATGTCCAGGTGGTCAACTGGAACGACATCGACAAGCAGGTCAAGACGATGATCCAGTCGGGGAACTACCCGGATGTGCTGCAGACGGGTGGGTACGCGGACAAGGTGGCGGACGATCTGCTGTACAAGGCGGCGGACGTGCTGTCGCCGGCGACGCAGTCGAACTTCATCGAGACGTTCTCCAAGGCGGGTCAGGTGAAGGGGACGCAGTACGGGATCCCGTTCGTGTCCTCGGCGCGGGCGTTCTTCTACAACAAGGCGATTTTCGCGCAGGCGGGGATCACCGAGGCGCCGAAGACGTGGGACGAGGTGAAGAAGGACGCGGAGCTGATCAAGGCGAAGGTTCCGGGTGTGACCCCGTACGCGCTGCCGCTGGGCCCGGAGGAGGCGCAGGGCGAGAGCATGATGTGGGAGCTGGGCAACGGCGGCGGGGTGACGGACGCGTCGGGGAAGTACGCGTTGAACTCGGCGGCGAACGTGGAGACGTTCTCGTGGCTGAAGGCGAACCTGGTGGACCCGGGTCTGACGTACCCGAACCCGGCGACGACGGATCGTAAGACGGCGTTCGCGGACTTCGGTGCGGGGAAGGCGGCGATGCTGAACGGGCACCCGTCGCTGATCCAGAAGTCGAAGGACGGGAAGGTGGACTACGCGGTGGCGCCGATCCCGGGCAAGGCGGGGCCGCTGAAGTCGACGCTGGGTGTGGCGGACTGGGTGATGGCGTTCAAGAAGAACGGTCACCAGGCGCAGGTGAAGGCGTTCCTGGACTTCGCGTACAACAAGGAGAACACCCTCAAGTTCGACGAGCTGTACAACCTGATGCCGGTGACGCAGGACACGCTGAAGGAGATGACGGCGAGCGGGAAGCACGCGGACCTGGAGCCGTTCTTCGCGCTGCTGCCGTCGGCGGCGTTCTACCCGCTGGGTGACACCAGCTGGGACGCGGTGTCCGCGGAGATCAAGAAGAGTGGTGGCACCGCCGTCGCCGGCGACCCGGCCGCCGTCCTCGGCGACCTCCAGAAGAAGGCCGAAGCCGCGGCCGCCGACAAGTAGTGCCCCTCGGGCCGGTGCCGGCCCCACCGCCGGCACCGGCCCGACGCACCGCACCCGCAGCACCGTACCCGCAGCACCGCGCTCGCTCCGCAAGGGCCACCGCACACCCGCACCACCACCGCTCACACACCCGCACCACCACCGCTCACACACCCGCACCACCACCGCTCACACACCCGCACCAGCACCGCTCACGCACCCGCAACGCCGGGCCTGCGAAGAGCCGGCACAGCCGACGAGCGCAGGCAGGGCCCGCGTACGCGACATCCCCGTACGCCCGCCCCGCGCACCCGGCTCCCGCGCACACAGCATCTGTGTACTCCGTGCCCGCGCACCGCGCTCCCCGCGCCCCGCACGCACCGCGCACCACCACCGCACACCGTGCGGCGGCCCACACCGCCGCACACCAAGGGAAGGCCTTACCCCGTGTCGCTCAAGACCGCCGAGCCCGGTGCCGACCGGGCACGCCGGGGCACCCCGGCGGGCAGGCGCTCCGGCCTGGCCAGGCTCGGTCCGCTGCCCTGGATCGCCCCGGCCGTCCTGCTCATCCTGCTCGTGGTGCTCTGGCCCGTCTACGAGATGGTCCACACCTCCTTCCTGCGGATCAGCACCACCGGCTTCGTCCGCGGATCGGCCGGCTTCGACAAGTACTCCAAGCTCTTCGACGAGCCGGACTTCGTCCCGGTGCTCGGCTGGACCTTGGTCTGGACGGTCGTCGTGGTCGTGCTGACGATGGTGCTGTCGCTGGCCCTGGCGCAGTTGTTCAACCAGCAGTTCCCCGGTCGCCGGCTCACCCGCTGGGCGCTGATCGCCCCCTGGGCCGCGTCCGTGCTGATGACCGCCATCGGCTTCAAGTGGATGCTCGACCGCACAGCCGGCGTCCTCAACACCGCCCTCACCGACCTCGGGATCATCGACGGCCCGCAGGACTGGCTCGGCGACCCCGGCTCCGCCAAACCCTGGATGGTCCTGGTCGCGGTGTTCGTGTCACTGCCGTTCACCACCTACACCATCCTCGCCGGCCTGCAGACCGTCCCCGCCGAGGTCTACGAGGCCGCCAAGGTCGACGGCACCGGCCCCTGGCAGACCTACCGCCTGATCACCCTCCCGCTGCTGCGCCCCGCGCTGCTGGTCGGCCTGGTGATCAACCTGATCAACGTCTTCAACTCCTTCCCCGTCATCTGGGGCATGACCCAGGGCGGCCCGAACAGCGGTACCGCGACCAGCACCGTGTTCGCCTTCCAGTTGATGAACACCGACATCGGCGAGTCCGCCGCGATGTCCGTGATCAACTTCGGCCTGGTCGTGGTCATGGTGCTGCTCTTCCTCAAGGTCAGCCGCTGGAACGAGGGAGAGAACTGATGTCTCAGCACGAAACCACCGCCGCCGCGCCCGTCGGCGACCCGGCACCCGCCGGGGCCGCGCCGACCGTGACCGCCGAGGCCGTGCGGCCCGCCGCCACCGCCGGCGGGGCCGGCAGGTCCCGCTCCGGCGAAGCCCGTTCCACCGCCAAGGTCCGCAAGCCGATCCGGCCGCGTACGGTGGTCGTCGCGGCGGTCGCGTGGCTGCTGGCGGCGCTGTTCCTCATCCCCTACCTGGAGATGATCGTCACCGCGCTGCGGCCCGCCGACGAACTGCGCGACGCCACCTACCTGCCCTCGCACTTCGAATGGTCCAACCTGATCAAGGTCTGGACCGACTCCACCCTCGGCGGCAACCTGCGCGTCACCCTGCTCGTCGCCGCCGGCTCCACCCTGCTCGTCCTGCTCGTCGCCCTGCCCGCCGCCTACTACACCGCCCGCATCAAGTACCGCGGCCGCAAACTCTTCCTGCTGCTCGTCCTGGTCACCCAGATGTTCCAGCCCACCTCCCTGCTGGTCGGCCTCTACCGCGAGTTCTACCAGTTCGGGATGCTCAACTCGGTCTGGACCCTGATCATCTGCAACGCCGCCTTCAACCTCGCGTTCGCCATCTGGATCCTCACCGCCTACATCTCCTCCATACCGGTGGAGTTGGAGGAAGCAGCCCAGATCGACGGCCTCGGCCGACTCGGCGCCCTGCGCCGCGTCACCATCCCCCTCGCCATGCCCGGCATCGTCACCGCCCTCATCTTCACCTTCATCTCCGCCTGGAACGAATTCGTGATGGGCCTGCGCCTCACCACCGTCCCCGAGAGCCAGCCCCTCACCGTCGGCATCAACAACTTCATCGGCAACTACACCGTCCAGTGGAACTACCTCTTCGCCGGATCCGTCGTCGCCATCCTCCCCGTCGTCGTCCTGTTCGCCTTCATCGAACGCCAGGTCGTCTCCGGCCTCACCGCCGGATCCGTCAAATAGCACCACGCACAACGGCGAAGGCCCCGCCGCCCCCGATCCGCCACCGCCTGCTGCGCCACCTGCCCCGTGCCCGACAACGAAGTCGGGCGTGGGGAAGGTCCGTTCGGGCCGGCAGCCGGCCGACCGACCCGCACGCCCCGACGCGCTCAGGACGCGCCGGGGCGTGCGGGCGTTCAGGGCACGGCGTCCGAGAGGCGGACGAACCGGCGCCCTTCGTCCAGCAGCCGGGGGACCGCGGTGGCGATGCCCGCGGCTGTGCCGGCGGCCGGGTGGTTCATGTGGGCCAGCACGATCGCCCCCGGCCCGGCCGCGGTGACCGCGGTGTGGACCTGCCCGGCGGTGAAGGTGGCGCCACCGTCGCCGTTGACCGTGAAGCCGGCGAAGCGCTCGCCGAGGTCGGCGACGATCCGGGCCGCCACGTCGTCCAGGTAGGCGGTGCCGGAGCGGAAGAACCGCGGTGGGCGGCCCAGCAGTTCGGTGAGTCCGGCCCGGTTGCCGGTGACCTCGTCGACGACTTCGCCGACGTCGCGGGTGCCGGGGATGTCGTAGGCGGACCGCCCGGAGACCGACAGCGGGCAGTGCCGGGTGCCGTGGTTGGCGATCTCGAACAGGGGGTCCGCCGCCAGCGCGCGGAAGACCGGCAGGTTGGCGTCGATCCAGCGCGAGTTGAGGAAGAGCGTCGCCGGTACCGCCCGGTCCCGGAGGAACCCGATCAGTGCCTCGTCGTAGCCGTTGCCCTGCGGCCCGCCGCAGGCGTCGAAGGTCAGCGCGATCGCCGCGTCGGCGGACGGCAGCCGGCTGAGCACGCCGGGGCCGTCGAACCCCCAACTGGTCGGCTCCGCCTGCCCGTAGCGGCTCACCAGGTCGGCCCGGGTGACCGCCTCGGCGCGGCTCGCGGCCCCGGGCGGCGGGTCGGCCGAGCCCGGGACGGCGTCGGCCGCGGGGTCGCCGGGGGCGGCGGCCGTGGCGGGGGCGGAAGGCGCGGTGGTCGCGGGGGCGGAGCCGGCGGGCCGGACCGGCGCGGCGGCCCCGGCGCCCCCGCCGTCCCCGCCGGACGCCTGGCAGCCCGTCAGGGCGGCTCCGGCCAGGGCGGCCAGCAACTCCCGGCGACTGGGTGGCATGTCGTTCCCTCCCGCGGTCCGGTGACGAGCCCCGGGGCGCTGTCCGGCGGCCGGGCCCGGATCGCCGCCCGTCCTGCGCCCACCGTAGGCAGGGCGGGCGGGGCGCCCCCGGGCGGACACACCCGGCGGGCCGTCCCGGCACACCCGGACGGCCCAGGCCAGGCCAGGCCAGGCCAGGCCAGGTCAGGGCCTGCCGGGCCGGGCGGTGGCCGGTTCGGGCCGACCCGGCCGGCGGACCCGGCGCGGCACTGGGCGAGAATGCGCGGATGGACACGGAGTCGGACTCGGCCCTCATCGAACAGGCCGCCCGCCGGGCCGGCCCCGGGGCGCGCACGGCGCTGCGGGCGCTGCTCTCGGACGTCGCCGAGGACGGCGCATGGGCGGTGCGGCTTGGCCCAGGCCTGCTGGACTCGGCCGATCCGCTGGTCCGGCGGGCCGGTTGCGACCTGCTGGCCGAGGCGGCCGACCGCCACGAGCCGGTCCGGGAGGCGGTCACCGCGGCGGTGCTGGCCCTGGCCGCCGAGGACGAGCCCGACCACCAGGTGCAGCGTGCGGCCGTCCGGGCCCTCGGCGCCGGCCAGGACGCGCGGGCCGTCCCCGTCCTGCTCGCGCTCGCCGCTCACCCGGACCCCGAGGTCCGCCGGGCGGTGGCCGAGGCGCTCCCCCCGGTGTCCACGGACGATCCGGGCCGGGTCCTCCCCGCGTTGATCCGCCTGACCGGGGACGCGGACCCGGAAGTCCGCAACTGGGCCACGTTCGCCCTGGGGTTCCAGGTCGAGGCGGACTCCCCGGAGGTGCGGGCCGCGCTGTGGAACCGCACGGCGGACGAGTACGCCGCGGCCCGCGAGGAGGGCATCCGCGGCCTGGCCCGCCGGCGCGACCCGCGGGCCGTCCCGCTGCTCGCCGAGCTGCTGGACGACGAGGCCGGCGCGCACGTGCTCACCTTCCGGGCGGCGGCGATCCTCGGCGCCGCGGAGCTGTTGCCCCACCTGGAGCACTACGACCCGGCCGACCCCGGGGTCGCCGACGCGCTGGCCGGCTGCGACCCGGCCGTCCGGGCGCGGGACGAGGCGTTCGCCGCGGCGCTGCTGGACACCCTCCACCGGCAGGCCCCCGACTCGGACGCCGCCGTCCATGCGGAGCGCTTCGAGACCGGCCTCACCCTGACCCTCACCGCGGCGGGGGAGATTCTGCACTGGTCGGTGGAGGGCCTGCTCGACCGGTCCGCGGGTGCCCCGGACCGGGCGGCCGCCTCCGTCCTGGCGAGCCTGGCGGGCGGGCGCGCCTGATCGACGCGGGTGCGGGCGGCGGCGGGCGGGCGACCTGAGCCCCCGGCGAGGGCGGCCGTGAGCCCGGCGGACCGGCGGTGGTGCGGGGGAGCGTTGCGTCCGCCACATGTGCAACTTGTTGCATAAGGGCGGGCGGCGTCCTACCGTGTGGCGACACCGTCGTACGAGGAGTGACCGGATGAGCGCCTACCCCCACCTGCTGCGCCCGCTCGACCTGGGATTCACCACGCTGCCCAACCGCGTGCTGATGGGCTCCATGCACGTCGGGCTGGAGGAGGCCGAGCACGGCTTCGAGCGGATGGCCGAGTTCTACGCCACCCGGGTCCGCGGCGGCGTCGGCCTCATCGTCACCGGCGGCATCGCCCCCAACGAGCAGGGCCGGCCCTGGTCGGGCGGCGCCAAGCTCACCACCGAGGCCGAGGCCCAGGAGCACCGCCTGATCACCGACGCCGTCCACCGCGAGGGTGGCCGGATCGCGATGCAGATCCTGCACTTCGGCCGGTACGCCTACCACGAGGACCTGGTCGCGCCCAGCGCCCTGCAGGCCCCGATCAGCCCGTTCCCGCCGCACGCCCTCACCGACGAGGAGGTCGAGCGGACCATCGAGGACTTCGTCCGCTGCGCCGCGCTCGCCCGGTCGGCGGGCTACGACGGCGTGGAGATCATGGGGTCCGAGGGCTATCTGATCAACGAGTTCATCGCCGCCCGGACCAACCACCGCGAGGACCGCTGGGGCGGCTCGTACGAGAACCGGATGCGCCTCCCGGTGGAGATCGTCCGGCGGGTGCGCGAGCGGGTCGGGCCGGACTTCATCCTGATCTACCGGCTCTCCATGCTCGACCTCGTCCCCGGCGGGTCGACGCTGCCCGAGGTGGTCCGGCTCGCCAAGGCCGTCGAGGCGGCCGGCGCCACCATCATCAACACCGGCATCGGCTGGCACGAGGCCCGGATCCCCACCATCGCCACCTCGGTGCCGCGCGGCGCGTACACCTGGGTCACCAGGAAGCTGATGGGCGAGGTCGGCATCCCGCTGGTGACCAGCAACCGCATCAACACACCCGAACTGGCCGAGCAGCTGCTCGCCGACGGCTTCGCCGACCTGGTCTCGCTGGCCCGCCCGCTGCTGGCCGACCCCGAGTTCGTCGCCAAGGCCGCCGCCGGCACACCCGAGGCGGTGAACACCTGCATCGGCTGCAACCAGGCCTGCCTCGACCACACCTTCAGCGGGCGGATCACCTCCTGCCTGGTCAACCCCAGGGCCTGCCACGAGACCGAGATCGTGCTCACCCCGACCCGGCTGCGCAAGCGGGTCGCCGTGGTCGGCGCCGGCCCGGCCGGCCTCGCCTTCGCCGTCTCCGCCGCGCAGCGCGGACACGCCGTCACCCTCTACGACGCCGCACCCGAGATCGGCGGCCAGCTCAACATCGCCCGCCAGGTGCCGGGCAAGGAGGAGTTCGACGAGACGATCCGCTACTACCGCCACCAGCTGGCGGCCCAGCAGGTCGACGTCCGGCTCTCCACCCCCGTCACCGCCGGCACCCTCACCGCCGAGGGGTACGACGAGATCGTGATCGCCACCGGCGTCCGCCCGCGCACCCCCGACATCCCGGGCACCGACCACCCGAGCGTGGTGGGTTACCTGGACGTGCTGCGCGACAAGGCCGAGGTGGGGGAGCGGGTGGCGATCCTCGGCGCGGGCGGCATCGGCTTCGACGTCGCCGAGTACCTCACCGACCCGGGGGCGGGCACCGGCCGGACCTCCGAGGCCTTCTTCGAGCAGTGGGGTGTCGACACCGAGCACCGCGGCCCGGGCGGCCTGCGCGAGCCCGTCCGCCACCAGTCGGCGCGGACCGTCCACCTGCTCCAGCGCAAGACCAGCAAGGTCGGCGCCGGCCTGGGCAAGACCACCGGCTGGATCCACCGCACCGAGCTCAAGCACCGCGGCGTCACCATGGTCGCCGGCGTGAGCTACGACCGGATCGACGACGAGGGCCTGCACATCACCCTGGACGGCGAGCAGCGGATCGTCCCGGTCGACACCGTGGTGCTCTGCACCGGGCAGGAGCCCCGCCGCGACCTCTACGACGCCCTGCGGGCACAGGGGCTGGAACCGCACCTGATCGGCGGCGCGGACGTGGCGGCCGAACTCGACGCCAAGCGCGCCATCGACCAGGGCACCCGCCTGGCGGCGGCGCTCTGACAGGGCGCGCTCCGACGGGTCGTGCCCGGACCGGTCGGTCCCCGAGCCGGTGGGGGCCGACCGGGTGGGGGCCCGGACCGCGGTGGGCCCTGACCGGCCAGGATCCGACCGGCCGCGCCCGGAGCCGCCGGATTAAGCTCCTCCCATGTCGCTGCCGCACGCCATCCTCACCGCCCTGCTGGAGAAGCCGTCCTCCGGGCTGGAGCTGACCCGGCGGTTCGACAAGTCGATCGGCTTCTTCTGGTCCGCCACCCACCAGCAGATCTACCGTGAACTCGGCAAGCTGGAGCAGGCCGGCCTGATCAGCGCCGTTCCCC
The sequence above is a segment of the Kitasatospora sp. NBC_00240 genome. Coding sequences within it:
- a CDS encoding extracellular solute-binding protein, which produces MNRSVLLLSAACVTGALVLTGCGSSGGGSDASSGGTTTIKLVAADYGDSAANGSKAYWDGVVKGFEAANPKIKVDVQVVNWNDIDKQVKTMIQSGNYPDVLQTGGYADKVADDLLYKAADVLSPATQSNFIETFSKAGQVKGTQYGIPFVSSARAFFYNKAIFAQAGITEAPKTWDEVKKDAELIKAKVPGVTPYALPLGPEEAQGESMMWELGNGGGVTDASGKYALNSAANVETFSWLKANLVDPGLTYPNPATTDRKTAFADFGAGKAAMLNGHPSLIQKSKDGKVDYAVAPIPGKAGPLKSTLGVADWVMAFKKNGHQAQVKAFLDFAYNKENTLKFDELYNLMPVTQDTLKEMTASGKHADLEPFFALLPSAAFYPLGDTSWDAVSAEIKKSGGTAVAGDPAAVLGDLQKKAEAAAADK
- a CDS encoding carbohydrate ABC transporter permease translates to MSLKTAEPGADRARRGTPAGRRSGLARLGPLPWIAPAVLLILLVVLWPVYEMVHTSFLRISTTGFVRGSAGFDKYSKLFDEPDFVPVLGWTLVWTVVVVVLTMVLSLALAQLFNQQFPGRRLTRWALIAPWAASVLMTAIGFKWMLDRTAGVLNTALTDLGIIDGPQDWLGDPGSAKPWMVLVAVFVSLPFTTYTILAGLQTVPAEVYEAAKVDGTGPWQTYRLITLPLLRPALLVGLVINLINVFNSFPVIWGMTQGGPNSGTATSTVFAFQLMNTDIGESAAMSVINFGLVVVMVLLFLKVSRWNEGEN
- a CDS encoding carbohydrate ABC transporter permease — translated: MSQHETTAAAPVGDPAPAGAAPTVTAEAVRPAATAGGAGRSRSGEARSTAKVRKPIRPRTVVVAAVAWLLAALFLIPYLEMIVTALRPADELRDATYLPSHFEWSNLIKVWTDSTLGGNLRVTLLVAAGSTLLVLLVALPAAYYTARIKYRGRKLFLLLVLVTQMFQPTSLLVGLYREFYQFGMLNSVWTLIICNAAFNLAFAIWILTAYISSIPVELEEAAQIDGLGRLGALRRVTIPLAMPGIVTALIFTFISAWNEFVMGLRLTTVPESQPLTVGINNFIGNYTVQWNYLFAGSVVAILPVVVLFAFIERQVVSGLTAGSVK
- a CDS encoding polysaccharide deacetylase family protein is translated as MPPSRRELLAALAGAALTGCQASGGDGGGAGAAAPVRPAGSAPATTAPSAPATAAAPGDPAADAVPGSADPPPGAASRAEAVTRADLVSRYGQAEPTSWGFDGPGVLSRLPSADAAIALTFDACGGPQGNGYDEALIGFLRDRAVPATLFLNSRWIDANLPVFRALAADPLFEIANHGTRHCPLSVSGRSAYDIPGTRDVGEVVDEVTGNRAGLTELLGRPPRFFRSGTAYLDDVAARIVADLGERFAGFTVNGDGGATFTAGQVHTAVTAAGPGAIVLAHMNHPAAGTAAGIATAVPRLLDEGRRFVRLSDAVP
- a CDS encoding HEAT repeat domain-containing protein, producing the protein MDTESDSALIEQAARRAGPGARTALRALLSDVAEDGAWAVRLGPGLLDSADPLVRRAGCDLLAEAADRHEPVREAVTAAVLALAAEDEPDHQVQRAAVRALGAGQDARAVPVLLALAAHPDPEVRRAVAEALPPVSTDDPGRVLPALIRLTGDADPEVRNWATFALGFQVEADSPEVRAALWNRTADEYAAAREEGIRGLARRRDPRAVPLLAELLDDEAGAHVLTFRAAAILGAAELLPHLEHYDPADPGVADALAGCDPAVRARDEAFAAALLDTLHRQAPDSDAAVHAERFETGLTLTLTAAGEILHWSVEGLLDRSAGAPDRAAASVLASLAGGRA
- a CDS encoding NADPH-dependent 2,4-dienoyl-CoA reductase; this encodes MSAYPHLLRPLDLGFTTLPNRVLMGSMHVGLEEAEHGFERMAEFYATRVRGGVGLIVTGGIAPNEQGRPWSGGAKLTTEAEAQEHRLITDAVHREGGRIAMQILHFGRYAYHEDLVAPSALQAPISPFPPHALTDEEVERTIEDFVRCAALARSAGYDGVEIMGSEGYLINEFIAARTNHREDRWGGSYENRMRLPVEIVRRVRERVGPDFILIYRLSMLDLVPGGSTLPEVVRLAKAVEAAGATIINTGIGWHEARIPTIATSVPRGAYTWVTRKLMGEVGIPLVTSNRINTPELAEQLLADGFADLVSLARPLLADPEFVAKAAAGTPEAVNTCIGCNQACLDHTFSGRITSCLVNPRACHETEIVLTPTRLRKRVAVVGAGPAGLAFAVSAAQRGHAVTLYDAAPEIGGQLNIARQVPGKEEFDETIRYYRHQLAAQQVDVRLSTPVTAGTLTAEGYDEIVIATGVRPRTPDIPGTDHPSVVGYLDVLRDKAEVGERVAILGAGGIGFDVAEYLTDPGAGTGRTSEAFFEQWGVDTEHRGPGGLREPVRHQSARTVHLLQRKTSKVGAGLGKTTGWIHRTELKHRGVTMVAGVSYDRIDDEGLHITLDGEQRIVPVDTVVLCTGQEPRRDLYDALRAQGLEPHLIGGADVAAELDAKRAIDQGTRLAAAL